CCCGAGCCCATGATACGCGAGGAAACCGCCGTGGTGCCCGGCATTGATGGGGAGAAGATGAGCAAGAGCTACGGCAATGCCATCGAGATTTTCGGCGAGGAAAAAGTGCTGCGCCAGAAAATCATGAGCATCAAGATGGACAGCCGCTCGGTGTCCGAGCCTAAACCGGATGCCGACCAGAATCTGGCCATCCGGCTCATGAAACTGGTGGCGCCGCCCGAGGTGGCCCGTGATTACGAGGAACGCCTGCGGGCCGGCGGCCTGGGTTATGGGGAGCTGAAAAAGGCCCTGTTTGAACACTACTGGAATGCTTTTGCCCCCGCCCGCCAGCGCCGGGCCGAGCTGGTCAACAATCTGGATTACGTCCGCGAAGTCCTGCGTAAAGGCGCCGAGCGCGCCCGGGTCGAGGCCGCCAAAGTCCTGGCCCGCGCCAAGCACGCGGCCGGGCTGGATTAAGCGCGGCGCGGGTGCTCAAGGGCAACGCAGGACGATTTTGCCCGCCAGCACACCCGTTTTGCGGAGGGTATTGTCCTCCTGCAATTGGTGGGCTTTCGCAGCTTCGGCCAGCGGCAGCACACGGTCAATGCGCGGTTGCAGGCGGCCCTCGGCCAGCCAGCGGCTGATGTCTTTGGCACAGGCCTCCTGCTCCTCCGGAGTGGCGTTGAACATGACAAAGCCATGGAGGGAGCAGTCCTTGACGTAAAACGGGCCCACCGGGAAAGGCGGCCGAGCCTCCCGCCCCGCCATGACCACCATCCGGCCCCGTTGAGCCAGACAACTTATGGCGCGGTCAAAATCCGGGTCCCGCTGAGTCTCCCACCAAATCTGGACGCCGTTGGGCGCGAACTGGCGGACGGCCTGCACGACATCCTGTTTCTGGTACTCGATGACGTAGTCCGCCCCCAAATCCCGGCAGATTTTCGCCTTGGCCTCCGAGCCGGCGGTGGCAATCACGGTGGCGCCGGCAATTTTGGCCATTTGCAAGACCATCGAGCCTACCCCCCCACTGCCGCCGTTGATGAACAGGGTTTCTCCCGCGCGCAACTGGGCGTTGCGAAACAGCCCCAAATGCGCCGTGATGCCCACCAGCGCCGCGGCGGCCAGTGCTTCGTCCTCCACGTCCGCAGGGGCGGGGTATAGCCAGCACTCGTCCACGGCAGCGAACTCGGCAAAAGTGCCCTGACGTCCCAGCAACCCCTGATTGCTGCCCCAGACGCGGTCGCCGGGCCGGAAGCGCCGGACTTGGGGGCCGACGGCTTCCACCACTCCGGCCAGGTCGCAACCCGGGATGTAGGGCATGGGCAAGGGCATGGGCACCGCGCCGGCGCGCAGGTAGGTGTCAATGGGGTTAACTGATACCGCCTTGACCCGCACCAACACTTGATGGTCTTTGACGGCGGGCACCGGCAATTCGCCGTAACGAATGACCTCCGGGGGGCCCGTCCGCTCAATAAAAGCCGCTTTCATGGTGTTTGATTTCATGGCTTCAAATTATGCCTGCGCCCCCCCACGATGCAACTGGCAAAGGAGTTGTCCCCAACAGGTCTGAGGGCATGAAAAAACCGGCGATTCCCGCAGAAATCGCCGGTTCTGATAATGAATGCAACGACCGCTTACAGGCCCTTGCTGAGGATCAGCTTGATCAGCTCCGCCACGCGGCAGCTATAACCCCATTCGTTGTCGTACCAGCTCACGAGCTTAAAGAAGTTTTTGTTCAGCTCGATGCCGGCGCCCGCGTCAAAGATGCTGCTCAGCGGGCAGTGGATGAAGTCGGTGCTCACCACTTCGTCTTCGGTGTAACCCAGGATGCCCTTGAGGTAGGTCTCGCTGGCGCGCTTCATGGCGGCGCAGATTTCGGCGTAGCTGGTTTCCTTGACCGTCTTGACGGTCAGGTCCACCACCGAGACGGTGGGGGTGGGCACGCGGAAGGCCATGCCGGTGAGCTTGCCTTTGACCTCCGGCAGCACCAGGGCCACGGCTTTGGCCGCGCCGGTGCTGGAGGGGATGATGTTGATGGCAGCGCTGCGGCCACCCTTCCAGTCCTTCTTGCTGGGGCCGTCCACGGTTTTCTGGGTGGCGGTGTAGGCGTGGATGGTGCTCATCAAGCCTTCGGCCACGCCGAAGCCTTCCTTGAGCAGCACATAGACCACCGGCGCCAGGCAGTTGGTGGTGCAGGAGGCGTTGGAAATGATGTGATGCTTGGCCGGGTCATATTTGCTGTCATTCACGCCCAGCACCACGGTAATGTCTTCGTTCTTGGCCGGGGCGCTGATGATGACCTTCTTGGCGCCCGCCGTGATGTGGCCGTAGGAGGACTTGGGATTGTCCTTGGCGGCGTCCGTGAACAGGCCGGTGGACTCGACCACCACTTCGACGCCCAGCGCTTTCCAGGGCAGTTCGGCGGGAGTCTTGGCGCTGACCACCTTGATTTCCTTACCGTTCACCACCAGAATGTCGTCTTCCGCCTTGTCCGGGCTGGATTTCTTGGAGCCAACTTCGCCTTTGAAAGCCCCTTGCGTCGAGTCGTACTTGAGCAAATAAGCCAGGTTGTCGGCCGGGACGATATCGCCGACGGCGACGACTTCGACATCTTTGCCAATCATGCCTTGTTCCGCGATGGCGCGGAACACCAACCGGCCGATGCGGCCGAACCCATTAATCGCGATTTTGGTAGCCATAATTATTTCAAGTTCATGTGTTGCGCCGGGCGGCCTCGCCCGCTTAAGAACAGGCATTGTTAGCTGACCCCCAAGCATCGTCAATGATGAATTAGAAAATATTTGGGAAAGACTGGGTAGATCATGACCCCCCCGTGGTTAAGATCAACGTGTTGAGTGCACGCCGCAAGGATGAGCTGCTGCACCTCCTCCGGAGGAGGTGCAGCAGCGGCGCGCCCCATCTGCTATCCTCCCGGCGTGCACACCACCTACTTTGAATTGTACCGTATGCGCACCCACCGCCATTGGTTGCGACAAAAACTCGTCGCCTTCGCCAAAACCCACGGCATCAAAGCCGCCGTCCGCGAGTTCGGCTGTTCCCGCAACACCGTCCGTAAATGGCTCCGACGCCACGTGCCCGGCAAGCCCTCCTCCCTCCAAGAACACAGCCGCCGCCCACGACGCTCCCCCCGCCGTATCCCCTCCGGCCTCGAAGGCCAAATCGTCAAACTCCGCCACCAAACCGGCTTCGGCGCCGAACGCCTCCAGCGCGAATCGCCCTCCCCTGCAGCCACAACGCCATCGCCCGCGTCCTCCGCCAACACCATCTCCTCCGCCCACGCAAAAGAAACCCGCCACCAAAAACTCCTCCGCGCCCTCAAACGGAACTGGCCACTCTTCTCCCAACTCTCCGCCGATACCAAGTATTTACAGGACATTCCCCATTACTGGCCCCAAATGAACCGCCTCCACCTCCCCGCTTCCAATACACCGTCCGCGAACCAGTCTCCGGCGCCTGCTTCACCGGCTACGCCGACGAACTCTCCAAATCCTACGCCACCCTCCTGGCCACACAACTCTCCGCCCACCTCGCCGCCCACGGCGTCAACCTCACCACCCTGGTCTGGCAAACCGACAACGGCAGTGAATCCAAGTCAACCAACACCACCAAGGCCTCCCCGCCACCGTCCGCGCCCTCGGCTCCGACCACCGCTTCATCCCTCCCAAACGCTACACCTGGCAAAGCGACGTCGAAACCGTCCACCGCCTGGTCGAAGACGAATTCTTCGACCGCGAAACCTTCTCCAGCCCCCAAGACTTTTGGGCCAAAATCACCACCTACTGGCTGTACTTCAACCTCGTCCGCCCCAACCGCGGCAAAGAATGGCAAAGCCCACTCCAAATCCTCAACGCCAAGGCCCCAGCCCTCGCCGGGGCCCTAATCCACTGGCTCCCCCTCAACCTCTCCCAACCCCACCATCCCGACTTGCCTCCACCCCTCCACCGGGGTCATGATCTACCCAGCTTTCCCTGAATTAGAAAATATTTTGGTGCGGCGCGTGATCCCGGCGTTTTCCGGCAAGTTTGTCAGGTTTTGTTCTGGCCTCGTCTAGCCCCCCGTCCGCCGCCCCAAAGACGGCAAGGGGGCCGCCGGGGTGAGGGCCACACTTTCCCCTGGCGAATGGCGATTGACGGCGCGGCCAGTCTTCACAATCATGCCGGCCATATGCTGGCCTTCCCCATGGTGTTGCGGGAAATGCAGGAGGCTGCGCGCCGCCGCGGCACTTATTGGGCACGCCTGGTGACGGTGGTTTTCGCCCTGCTCATCATCCTGATTATCTTGCTGATGACACGTTTGATGAGGGATTCAGAGTCCCGCAGCACTGCTATCTTTGTGGGGTTGGCCTTGTTGGGATGGCTGCTGGCGTTGTCGAGCGGTCTGTGGCTGACGGCGGACAGCATCAGCGCCGAGAAACGCGAAGGAACCTTGGGACTGCTCTTTCTTACCGATTTGCGGAGCCATGACATTGTGCTGGGCAAGCTGGCGGCGCATTTATTGCAGGGCCTCACTTGCCTGCTGGCACTGATTCCCATCATGTGCCTGCCGCTGCTCATGGGCGGACGCACGCCGGAGGAAGTCGGACGGGTGGCCCTGGCCATTGGGGCCACTTTTTTATTTTCCCTGTCGGTTGGCTTGGCGGTTTCGGCCTGTCTGGTGCGCATCCGGACCACGTTTGTCGTCACCGCCATCCTGCTGGCATGGTTTGCCTTTCTCTCACCCTGGCTGGGCTATGCCCTGATGGAGTCCCAACGCGGGACAGGGGTGGAGGTATTTGCAGGCTATCTGTTGTATCGTCCCGGCCTGGTCATAGGAATCTGGCATAGCTTTGATTTTTCCTTCTCTGGAGCCGAACTTTTCTGGACCCCCATTATTCACAGCCAGGCATTGGCCTTGGTGGCCTTGATGGTAACCTGGTGGAGGCTGCCGCGCTCCTGGCAGGACACGGGAAGCAGCTTCCGCCAGGGAAGCTGGCGGGAGAAGTGGCATCGCTTCCGGGCGGGCAGCCAACGCTGGCGGAGAGCTTTTCGGCAAAAAGCGCTGGAAATCAATCCCTGTTATTGGCTGGCCAGCCGCAATCGGTGGGAGCCTTGGGTAGTGTGGTTTCCCCTCATCATTGCGGCGGTCTGGTGGGCGTATGGATTTTGGGAGGAAGGCACGTATTGGATAGATGACGAAGTGCTGTTCACCACCGCTTATTCCCTTACCGCTTTTTACAAGTTGTGGTTTGCCTGGCGGGCCGCCCTTTTTTTGGGTGAGGCCCGCCGCGAGCAGACCCTGGAGTTATGGCTGACAGCGCCGGTGCATCCGGAACAGGTGCTTTGGGGGCAGTGGCAGGCTTTATGGCGGATGTTTCGCGGCCCCTTTACGTTCATGGTCTTGCTCTATATCACCTTTGGCATCCTTTACCTTCTAGATAATTACGACCTGAGCGAAACGCATTGGGCATATATCCTTATCTATTACGAAATCGATCATAACGACCTGTTTGGTTTATATTATTATGGGGTGGTTTCCCTTTTCGACATGGCGGCGTTGGGCTGGCTCTCCATGTGGCTGAGTTACCGGCTGGCCCATCCGCATCGGGCGGCGCTCATGGCGATTCTTTCAATCATGAGTCTGCCCTGGATTCTTTGGGCGGGAGGGGCCATTATCTTGGAATTGCTCCGCCAGATGGATGCCTTCGACTTTTTACTAAACAACTCACCGCGTGGGGATATCATGGTTTTGATGCGTATCGGCCTTTTCCTGGCCATTCATATTGGGGTGGACTTGCTGGCCCTCTATTACGCGCGCTGGCGGTTGCGTCGCTATTTCCGCCTGGTGGCCGCCACACCGGTGGGCGTCAAGCCAAGCTACCGAACCGGCTAACCCGATGATGTTTACCACCATCGCCTGGCGCGAATTGACCCTCAGGGCGCGGCAGGAAACGACCTTTTTGCAGCGCTTGTTATTGGCCGCCGTGGCCATGGGCTTGCTGGTCACGCTGCTGATGGTTGGCGAGATGATGCGCAATCCCCGCAGCATGGGCGAGTTCATGTTCAAGTTCATGGGTTGGACTGGCATGATTCTGGGCGGCCTGGAGAGCGTGCGGCAAACGGCGGACAGCTTGAGCCGGGAAAAACGGGAAGGCACGCTGGGACTGCTGTTCCTCACCCACGTGACGAGCCTGGATGTGGTGCTGGGCAAGTGGGTGGTGCGGGCCTTGACGGTGTTTTACCATTTGCTGGCCGTGTTCCCGGTGCTGGCCGTTCCTTTCGTTCTGGGCGGAGTTACCTTTGGAGAATTTGCCCGCCTGCTGCTGTCGCTGGTCAATATAATGTTTGTTGGGCTGGCCTTGGGCATGCTGGTCAGTGCCTGGGGGCGTGAGGAGCACGAGGTCTGGGCCAGCGGCCTCGCCTGGCTGGGGCTGCTGGAGGCTGGGCCGTTGTTGTGCAATATCCTGCCCGTGTTTGCGGGCGCCGCCTGGCTCGTGCCGATGGTGGCGGCGCTCAGTCCCTTGCAACCGTGGCTGCTGTCCCCCCATGCGGCGTACAGCATGTCTCCGAGTTCCTTCTGGAATGCCCTGGCCCTGTCCCATTTGCTGGGCTGGCTGCTGCTGGTAATGGCCGGGTGGAGCATGGCCCGGGTGTGGCGGCAAATGGCCCTGGCCACCCCGCCGCGCAAAGCGGGTTATCTGGAAAGGCTGGTCCGCCCCGTGGTGCGGGCTTTGCAATGGTTCGAGCAATCAGCGTGGCAGCAGAAGCTGAGATTCCAGCCCCCCTCCATTCACGCGCAGTTTCTGGCCAGTTACCAGCCACCCCCCGTCTTGATTTTAACGGTATTGTTCAGCGCCGCCATAGCGGTGGCCATGGTGGTGGCTACGGCTGCCACAACCTCCTGGCTGGCCTTCCTGCCCGTCCTCATCTTTTATGCGCTGCACTGGGTGGTGCGCCTATGGGCCGCGTCGCATTGCAGCGAGGTGGTGCGAAAATTGCGGGATACAGGATGGCTGCATGTGTTGTTGACCACCCCCCACCAACGCCATGAGATACCCCGGGCGCTGATGTTCAGCCAAAAACCAGCTTTGCGGATGGTCTTTACCCTGGTGATGGGCCTGGAAGTGTTCGCCTTGATGGTTGCCATTTATTTGTGGCCCAATCTTTGGACAGGACCGCTATTGGCCATAGTGTTTTTGTGGCTGGGCGCCGGCATCGTTTTTTGGGCGGACTTGCATGCCCTCAATGCCGCGGCGTTGTACCATGGTCTGACCCGGCCACACGCCCTCTCCGCCGCGCGGCGCGCCATATTTCAAGTGCTGTTGCTGCCCTTGATCTGCGCGCCCTTGGGCCTTTTTTGCATGAGCCTGGCCCTGCCACTAATCTACGTGCTGAAATCGGCTGTTATTCATCAATATTTCCGCGAGCGTCTGGAGCAGGATTTTGCCGCAGCGCTGGAGCGCAGCCAGGACATGGCCCCGCAGTTCTTAACGGAGAGATGGCGCTCGATGCTCAATCTGCATCCGAAACCGCCGCAGGTCGCCGAACCCTCCCCGCAGTGTGTATCCTGCGGCCGTGGGGTGGGTAACGCGATGTATTGCCCGTTTTGCGGATATCGCCAGCCGGGCATAGAAGTCTGAGGGAGCAGCCATGGTCCCGCCCCCCCTGGGGCAGGCAGCCGAAGCAGGAGCCCGTTCGAGCACTTGCGGCGACCCGGGGCTGGTTTGAACCGAGACGGGACGGAAGGTCAGGCCATCCAGGCGCGGTCGCGGTTTTGGGCGGCCTTGATGACGCGGTTGGCAATGGCCACGTTTTCAGCCACCTGGAAGTCAAACATGCCCACGAGACAAAAATCTGCGCCACTCTCGAAGGCATATTTGAAGCCGACGTTGGGATGGATGGCCCCAGCGGCAAGGACTTTATAAGCAATCCACGGACGATTGACTTCCTGCATGTAGCGCACCGTGGCCTCCGGCTCGAGGCACCAATAGTTATCCACCGAGTAATTATCAATGACTTCCTTGTTCTGGTCGGGCCGCCGCTTGGACCAGTAATTCTCGTTGTGCAGGGTCTTCATGTAGAAGTCGGGCTGGATGCCCGCCTTTTCCACCGCCTGGATGGTGCGCAGCTCATGGCCGGCCACGCCAGCAATCATGCCGTGGTCCTTGACGATGCCAACAAACTTGCCGATTAGTTCCACCTTGTTTTCGCGCGTCCAGGCATCGCCGTAGTTGCCCACCAGCAACGCGCCGACCGCCCCGGCATCGGCGGCCTCTTTAATGTTGCGGGTCAGGTCATTGGGATTGGGGTCCAACTGCGCCATATATTGAATCTTGCCGCCCCGCTGGCGGTACAGTTTCAAGGTGTTCACCGCATTGGGGTCATGCGGATTGAAAATCATGGTGTTGACGCCGTGCTCCTCGCAAATGGCCCACGTCTCCATGATTTTTTCCGGGGTAAAATAGGCCTTGAGCAGCTTGGAAACGTAAATGAGGTCGCGGCTGTGGGCGTAACCACTAATCAGGTTGCCGCCGCAAATCAACCGGCTTATGGTCACCTTGCCTATCTTGCCGGTGGGACAGGTGGCCTTGGAGCCGGGCACCGGCGGCGCCGAGACGGGACGCGCCTCTTGCGCGGCCAGGTTGGCTTCCTCGAAACTGAAGGCCACCGGAGCAAGGAGGGTGGCGGCCATGGATTTGCGGATGAAACCACGACGCGAGGCTTTCGTTTCCATAGTCAAAATATGTATAGGGCGTTAGCAGGTAACCTTGCCACGCCCGCCGCAAAAATCAACCCTCAAAAAAAGGTTCAGGCCTTTTTAGGCGAAGCCGCCCGCGCCGCCTCGATGAGCTCCCAGAATTTGGGGTTTTGCTCCAGCGCCTCATCTTCGCCTGCAGGCAGGGAGGGGTTGCGGAAGAGGAAGTCCTTGAGCGAGTGGCGGTTAAGAATGCGATGCACCAAAATGCCCAGGTCATGGCGCTCGAAGTAAATGCGGTAATCGCCGATGCGGAAGCGGTACAGAGTGCGCCCCCCGCGCTGCAATTTGCCGAAGCGGTGCAAATCGGTGCTCATGGCCTCATGGGGCAGGCCGCGGAACTCCCCCAAAATGGAGAGCTGCAACTCCTTGGGCATCCGCGTCAATTCAGCCGCGCTGGTGGGATTGAAGATGATTTGAAAGGGCATCATGGTCACCCGACAGTTGGCAGTCACAAGTTATTCTTTCTCCTCTTCGCCGGATTCGAGGTATTTTTCCAGATGCCGGTCCAAATCCATCAGGCTGCCGGCGCAGGTGGCCTTTTGGACAAAATCCACCATCGCATCCGTCCAGGCCTCTTCTTCCACCTGTTCCTTGATGAACCACTGGAGCATGACCTGGGCAGCGTAATCCTTCTCGGCAAGCGCGGCTTCATAGGCTTGGTGGATGCCGGCGGTGTTGGCGCGCTCCATGGCCTGGGCCTGGGTGGCCACTTCCAATAAATTGCCATAGCACGTGCGCGGGGTCTTCACCTCTGCCAGCCCGGGTTGGACATCGCGGTCCAACAGGTGCTGCATGACACGCCGGGCATGCTCCCGCTCCTCCTGTTCTTGCTTGTAGAAAAAACTGGCAAAGCCGGGATAATTTTGGTGCTCACACCAGAGCGCCATGGCCAGGTAGGCATGGGCGGCGCCCAATTCATAATTCAACTGGCGTTGCAGCTCCTGCTCCACCGCCGGGGTCATGGATTTGCTTGGCATAGGCATTTCATTCAAGTTCCGGCCCTCAAACTAGCGCGACTCGGCCCGGGTGTCGAGCACCTGATGAAAGGCATCCTCCGGCGGCAGCCCTTCGCCCACCCGCACTTTATTTCAACAGCCGCGAAAGCAATGCGTTGGCCGTGGTGCGGATTTGACTCGATTGCTCCTCCAACAGCCGGTAGCGCGCAAACCAATCGCGCTCGCGCTCGTGGCGCTCGCGCCAGACCATTTTGAGCACGCGCTCCAGACGCTCAATTTGCTGCACGGCGGCGGCCAGGGTGTCCTGGCCCTGGGGCAAATCCGTGAGGTCACCCACCCCAAAGCGGCTGACGCGGCGTTTGCTGAAGACGGCCTGGAGGAGGATGACCAGCGTTTGCTCATACGCATACCAGCGCTGGTGCATGACCTCCGTCAAGAAGGAGTGGCTGATGGCAAAAAACTCCGAACGCGGGCGCTCGCAGATGCGGCGGATTTCCTGAGCTTCTTCGGGGAACCAGTTGAGCAGCAGGGCAAAGGTGCCGTAGGTATCAATAAGGCACTTGGAATCGCAGCCGTCGCGGGTGATTTCGCCCACGCACAAATCCTGGTCCAGCTCCTCGATGATTTCCGGCAAATCATGCAACCGGCCCAGGACTTCCCGCCCCACCGGCGAGCCATAATTGAAATCGCCCGGAATCAGCCAATACACATCGCCGTTGCGTCCGCGGTCCAGGGCGGCGCCCAGACCGGTGTACCACATCTGGCAGGTGTCCACACACCAGGCCTCAATTAAATCGGAATGTTTGGCCACGGTGCCGCTGCGAAACGCCTCGAAAGCTTTGTCCCCGCGGAGGCGGGCGGCCGTTTTCCGGTCCATGACGGTGATGGGCCGCGCAAAGCGCTGCGGCTCGCCATTCAAGCGGGCCACCAGCCCGTAAAGCTCCTCCAGGTCATGGTAATGGTTGGGGGGCTGGAAGGGATAAATGACCACCGGGTGGATGCGGCCGGAGGGGGTGGATTTGGCTTTCGCGGCGGCCGACGGCGCAGGGGAAGAGTTGGTGGCGCTTTTTTTCATGCAGATTTCTTTCATGGACTGCCTGAATCCCGCCAGCGCACGGCGCCAAAGCCGGCTCGGACATTCCCGGCGGGGTTCTGAAGCGACTATAGGCCGTCCCAAGGGGGAGCGGCAATGAAAAACTGGCAGGCCCATCTGAATTGGGCGGAGAGGGAGCCACGCGGTTGACCGGGCCGCCACGAGCGCAGGCGATGCCGGCCGCACAAGAATAATAACTTTAATTGGCGGTTGCGCGGTTTGGGCTTTTAGGGCATAAGTGAGGTATGTTTGGCATTCAAGCAATTGTGGTACTAGTCGTTTTGGGGGTTATCCTTGGGCTGGTGCTGCTGGTGGGGCTTTGGCTCATGGTCACTTACAACGGGCTGGTGGGGCTGCGCCAGCGCGTGAAAAATGCCTGGGCGCAAATTGATGTGCAGCTCATCCGCCGGCACGATTTGATCCCCAACATCGTCAACACCGTCAAAGGCTACGCCGCGCATGAGAAGGGCACGCTGGAAGCGGTGGTCAACGCCCGCGCCAAGGCCACCAGTTGCACGCTGCCCGCCGAGCGCATCAAGGCCGAAGGCGAGCTGAGCAGCGCCCTGGCGCGATTGATGGCCATCAGCGAGGCCTATCCCGACCTCAAAGCCAATCAAAACTTCCTGGCCCTGCAGGAGGAGCTGACGTCCACCGAAAACCGCATCGCCTTTGCGCGCCAGGCTTACAATGATGCGGTGACCCAGCTCAACACGCGGGTGAAAATGTTTCCCACGGTGCTGGTGGCGGGCATGCTGGGCTTCAAGGAAGAGCCGTTCTTCGAGGCGCCCGAAGCCGAGCGCAAACCGCCCACCGTGCAATTTTAACCGGCCCTGCGGCCGCGCGGCCGCTTTGGATTGTGGACCCGGTTTTCATTCGCTTTGGCCCCCTGACCATTCACTGGTACGGGGTTTTTATTGTCCTGGCCATGGTGCTGGGCGCCTTTCTGGCGGCGCGGCGGGGGCTGCGGGACCGCTTGTTGCCCGAGGTTTTCTACGACCTGCTGCCCTGGATCATTGTGGGCGGCATGGTGGGGGCGCGCCTGTTGTTCGTGGTCACCTACTGGGACCAAACTTTCAGCGGCCAGCCTTGGTGGCATGTCTTCGCCGTGTGGGAGGGCGGACTCGTCTTCCACGGCGGTTTGGCCGGAGCGGCCGTGGCGGTCATCGTCTTTGCCCGCCGCCGCCAATTGCCTCTATGGGTGCTGGCCGACGCCCTGGCGCCCAGCCTGGCCGCCGGCCATGTGCTGGGGCGCGTGGGCTGTTTCATGAATGGCTGCTGTTATGGCGCCCCCACGGATTTGCCCTGGGCCGTGCGGTACCCGGTGGAACATGAAACTCACGGGCTGGCGGTGCATCCCACCCAATTCTACGAAGCCGGCGCCAACCTGCTGCTCTACCTCGCGCTGGCCGCGCTGTACCGGCGCAAACAGTTTGATGGACAGGTCTTCGCCGTCTATCTCATCGCCTATGCCTGCTTGCGCGCCGGGGTGGAGTTTTTCCGGGGCGACTATCCGAGATTGACCGCCGGCTGGATTACGCCCGGACACTGGACCAGCCTGATTGTGCTGGGCGTGGGGTTGGGTTTATGGTACCGGCTGCCACGGGTGCTGGCCCGGCGTCAGACCACCGATGCCCCGGCGTGAACGCCATGCCCACGCACGCTCCTTTTTACCTCACCGGCCCCACCGCCGTGGGAAAATCGGCCGTGGCCATGCTCCTGGCAGAGCGGATGGGCGGCGAGATTATTTCCGTGGATTCCATGCAGGTGTATCGCGGGCTGGACCTTGGCACGGCCAAACCCTCACCCGCGGAGCGGGCACGGGTGCCGCATCATCTGGTGGATGTCTGCCACCTGCAGGAGGATTTTAACGCCGCGCGCTTTGTCGAGCTGGCCGGCAAAGCCGTCGCCGACCTCCAGCGGCGCGGGCGAGTCCCCATTTTTTGCGGGGGCACGGGTTTATATTTCAAAGCATGGCTGGAAGGCTTGGCGCCCCTGCCCCCCCCTGACCCCGCCCTGCGCGCCGAACTGGAGGCCACCCCGCTGGAGGTGCTGCTGGCGGAACTGGAGCAAAAAGACCCCGCCACCTTTGCCCGCGTGGACCGGCGGAATCCGCGCCGCGTCGTGCGGGCGGTGGAGATTTGGCGTTTGTCCGGCCGTCCCATGGCCGAAGCGGCAGGAGGGT
This is a stretch of genomic DNA from Fontisphaera persica. It encodes these proteins:
- a CDS encoding type II toxin-antitoxin system RelE family toxin, with protein sequence MTANCRVTMMPFQIIFNPTSAAELTRMPKELQLSILGEFRGLPHEAMSTDLHRFGKLQRGGRTLYRFRIGDYRIYFERHDLGILVHRILNRHSLKDFLFRNPSLPAGEDEALEQNPKFWELIEAARAASPKKA
- a CDS encoding LemA family protein, coding for MFGIQAIVVLVVLGVILGLVLLVGLWLMVTYNGLVGLRQRVKNAWAQIDVQLIRRHDLIPNIVNTVKGYAAHEKGTLEAVVNARAKATSCTLPAERIKAEGELSSALARLMAISEAYPDLKANQNFLALQEELTSTENRIAFARQAYNDAVTQLNTRVKMFPTVLVAGMLGFKEEPFFEAPEAERKPPTVQF
- a CDS encoding ferritin, with translation MPSKSMTPAVEQELQRQLNYELGAAHAYLAMALWCEHQNYPGFASFFYKQEQEEREHARRVMQHLLDRDVQPGLAEVKTPRTCYGNLLEVATQAQAMERANTAGIHQAYEAALAEKDYAAQVMLQWFIKEQVEEEAWTDAMVDFVQKATCAGSLMDLDRHLEKYLESGEEEKE
- a CDS encoding ABC transporter permease, which encodes MAIDGAASLHNHAGHMLAFPMVLREMQEAARRRGTYWARLVTVVFALLIILIILLMTRLMRDSESRSTAIFVGLALLGWLLALSSGLWLTADSISAEKREGTLGLLFLTDLRSHDIVLGKLAAHLLQGLTCLLALIPIMCLPLLMGGRTPEEVGRVALAIGATFLFSLSVGLAVSACLVRIRTTFVVTAILLAWFAFLSPWLGYALMESQRGTGVEVFAGYLLYRPGLVIGIWHSFDFSFSGAELFWTPIIHSQALALVALMVTWWRLPRSWQDTGSSFRQGSWREKWHRFRAGSQRWRRAFRQKALEINPCYWLASRNRWEPWVVWFPLIIAAVWWAYGFWEEGTYWIDDEVLFTTAYSLTAFYKLWFAWRAALFLGEARREQTLELWLTAPVHPEQVLWGQWQALWRMFRGPFTFMVLLYITFGILYLLDNYDLSETHWAYILIYYEIDHNDLFGLYYYGVVSLFDMAALGWLSMWLSYRLAHPHRAALMAILSIMSLPWILWAGGAIILELLRQMDAFDFLLNNSPRGDIMVLMRIGLFLAIHIGVDLLALYYARWRLRRYFRLVAATPVGVKPSYRTG
- a CDS encoding ABC transporter permease, whose protein sequence is MMFTTIAWRELTLRARQETTFLQRLLLAAVAMGLLVTLLMVGEMMRNPRSMGEFMFKFMGWTGMILGGLESVRQTADSLSREKREGTLGLLFLTHVTSLDVVLGKWVVRALTVFYHLLAVFPVLAVPFVLGGVTFGEFARLLLSLVNIMFVGLALGMLVSAWGREEHEVWASGLAWLGLLEAGPLLCNILPVFAGAAWLVPMVAALSPLQPWLLSPHAAYSMSPSSFWNALALSHLLGWLLLVMAGWSMARVWRQMALATPPRKAGYLERLVRPVVRALQWFEQSAWQQKLRFQPPSIHAQFLASYQPPPVLILTVLFSAAIAVAMVVATAATTSWLAFLPVLIFYALHWVVRLWAASHCSEVVRKLRDTGWLHVLLTTPHQRHEIPRALMFSQKPALRMVFTLVMGLEVFALMVAIYLWPNLWTGPLLAIVFLWLGAGIVFWADLHALNAAALYHGLTRPHALSAARRAIFQVLLLPLICAPLGLFCMSLALPLIYVLKSAVIHQYFRERLEQDFAAALERSQDMAPQFLTERWRSMLNLHPKPPQVAEPSPQCVSCGRGVGNAMYCPFCGYRQPGIEV
- the gap gene encoding type I glyceraldehyde-3-phosphate dehydrogenase, with amino-acid sequence MATKIAINGFGRIGRLVFRAIAEQGMIGKDVEVVAVGDIVPADNLAYLLKYDSTQGAFKGEVGSKKSSPDKAEDDILVVNGKEIKVVSAKTPAELPWKALGVEVVVESTGLFTDAAKDNPKSSYGHITAGAKKVIISAPAKNEDITVVLGVNDSKYDPAKHHIISNASCTTNCLAPVVYVLLKEGFGVAEGLMSTIHAYTATQKTVDGPSKKDWKGGRSAAINIIPSSTGAAKAVALVLPEVKGKLTGMAFRVPTPTVSVVDLTVKTVKETSYAEICAAMKRASETYLKGILGYTEDEVVSTDFIHCPLSSIFDAGAGIELNKNFFKLVSWYDNEWGYSCRVAELIKLILSKGL
- the lgt gene encoding prolipoprotein diacylglyceryl transferase, with the translated sequence MDPVFIRFGPLTIHWYGVFIVLAMVLGAFLAARRGLRDRLLPEVFYDLLPWIIVGGMVGARLLFVVTYWDQTFSGQPWWHVFAVWEGGLVFHGGLAGAAVAVIVFARRRQLPLWVLADALAPSLAAGHVLGRVGCFMNGCCYGAPTDLPWAVRYPVEHETHGLAVHPTQFYEAGANLLLYLALAALYRRKQFDGQVFAVYLIAYACLRAGVEFFRGDYPRLTAGWITPGHWTSLIVLGVGLGLWYRLPRVLARRQTTDAPA
- a CDS encoding NADPH:quinone reductase; this encodes MKAAFIERTGPPEVIRYGELPVPAVKDHQVLVRVKAVSVNPIDTYLRAGAVPMPLPMPYIPGCDLAGVVEAVGPQVRRFRPGDRVWGSNQGLLGRQGTFAEFAAVDECWLYPAPADVEDEALAAAALVGITAHLGLFRNAQLRAGETLFINGGSGGVGSMVLQMAKIAGATVIATAGSEAKAKICRDLGADYVIEYQKQDVVQAVRQFAPNGVQIWWETQRDPDFDRAISCLAQRGRMVVMAGREARPPFPVGPFYVKDCSLHGFVMFNATPEEQEACAKDISRWLAEGRLQPRIDRVLPLAEAAKAHQLQEDNTLRKTGVLAGKIVLRCP